The following coding sequences lie in one Apium graveolens cultivar Ventura chromosome 3, ASM990537v1, whole genome shotgun sequence genomic window:
- the LOC141714036 gene encoding uncharacterized protein LOC141714036: MEVVKSKEGSLSLSYPMLTKTNYTAWALKIRIFMEAHGIGETIEPKDPKETIEEKTDKVAMAAIFQAIPEDILLSLAEKKMAKETWMAIKTMCLGAERVKQAKVQILNAEFESLNMKDTEMIDDFALKLNALVTNIRALGETIEESYVVKKLLYSMQSKFLHITSSIEQFGNLDEMSVEETIGSLKAHEERVRGKTENTRGQLMLTEEEWVKRENTEGKLLFTREEWMRRSKMTGTETSPGTRTRGNSSYQGIQDDEPVLLIAEKGVVPRLSNNESENFETNIWYLDNGASNHMTGDRSKWKELDT; encoded by the exons ATGGAGGTGGTAAAGAGCAAAGAAGGTTCCTTGAGTTTGAGCTATCCGATGTTAACAAAAACAAACTATACAGCTTGGGCCCTTAAGATTAGAATATTCATGGAAGCTCATGGGATTGGGGAAACAATCGAACCGAAAGATCCAAAGGAAACTATTGAAGAAAAGACAGATAAGGTGGCGATGGCAGCAATCTTTCAAGCAATTCCTGAAGACATACTATTGTCACTGGCTGAGAAAAAAATGGCAAAAGAAACTTGGATGGCAATAAAAACTATGTGTTTGGGAGCAGAGAGAGTGAAGCAGGCTAAAGTCCAGATATTAAATGCCGAGTTCGAAAGTTTGAATATGAAGGATACAGAGATGATAGACGACTTTGCATTGAAGCTCAATGCACTGGTCACCAACATTCGTGCTTTAGGAGAAACTATTGAAGAAAGCTATGTGGTTAAGAAGTTACTCTATTCCATGCAATCAAAATTTTTGCACATTACATCATCCATTGAGCAGTTTGGTAACCTAGATGAAATGTCAGTTGAGGAGACTATAGGATCGTTGAAGGCACACGAAGAGCGGGTTCGTGGGAAAACAGAAAACACTAGAGGACAATTGATGTTAACCGAGGAGGAATGGGTAAAGAGAGAGAACACCGAAGGGAAGCTCTTGTTCACAAGAGAGGAGTGGATGAGAAGGTCGAAAATGACTGGGACAGAGACGTCTCCAGGAACAAGGACTCGAGGTAATAGCAGCTATCAAGGT ATACAGGATGATGAGCCAGTTTTGCTCATAGCAGAAAAGGGGGTAGTACCTAGACTGAGTAACAACGAAAGTGAAAATTTTGAAACAAATATCTGGTATTTGGATAATGGGGCGAGCAACCATATGACGGGAGATCGTTCAAAGTGGAAGGAGTTGGACACATGA
- the LOC141714037 gene encoding secreted RxLR effector protein 161-like yields MDPKLILHKDETGKTVDPTMFKSLIGGLRYLAHTRPDISFAVGLISRFMEKPTVLHLNAARRVLRYVKGTLEYGLKYIKGTGNHMLTGFSDSDYASSCTDKRSTSGMAFYLNESLITWISQKQRCVALSTCEAEFMASITAAYQGIWLQKLLSQVTDIVPGPVTIYIDNKSAIDLAKNPIFHGRSKHIDVRYHFIHECVNRGEIVISYIRSEKQCADILTKAMSTAKFEEMRKLLGIKNLAK; encoded by the coding sequence ATGGATCCGAAGCTGATTTTGCATAAGGATGAAACTGGGAAAACAGTTGATCCAACAATGTTTAAGAGCCTAATTGGAGGTTTACGGTACCTGGCACATACCAGGCCTGATATTTCATTTGCTGTAGGACTAATAAGTCGATTTATGGAGAAACCTACCGTTTTACACCTGAATGCAGCAAGAAGGGTACTACGTTATGTCAAAGGAACACTGGAGTATGGTTTGAAGTACATTAAAGGCACTGGTAATCATATGTTGACTGGGTTTTCCGACAGCGACTATGCAAGCAGTTGTACTGACAAGAGAAGTACGAGTGGGATGGCGTTCTATCTCAATGAAAGCTTGATAACTTGGATCTCGCAGAAACAACGGTGTGTGGCATTATCAACCTGTGAAGCAGAGTTTATGGCTTCAATTACAGCAGCATACCAAGGTATTTGGTTGCAAAAATTGTTGAGTCAAGTTACAGATATAGTTCCTGGACCCGTGACAATCTATATTGATAATAAGTCAGCCATAGATTTGGCGAAAAATCCTATTTTCCATGGGCGGAGTAAGCACATTGATGTGCGTTATCATTTTATTCATGAATGTGTGAATCGTGGGGAAATTGTGATTAGTTATATCAGATCTGAGAAGCAGTGTGCAGATATTCTCACTAAAGCTATGTCAACAGCAAAGTTCGAAGAGATGAGGAAACTACTGGGAATAAAGAACCTGGCCAAGTAA